The genomic DNA TTGGCAAGTCACAGACTTGCTGGGACCCCTGTGTGTCAGTGGGCTGGTGGCCAGCACAGCACTGTCTCAGGGGGTGACAGACCTGCTGGGACACTGAGGTGAGAGGAGGCTGGTggccagcacagcactggcttTGGGAACATCGGGATCCAGCTCACCCCCAGGCTGTCTCTGCCCCTGCGGCACAGCCcgctgcagctcctcaccaccctcattaCTTTCTCCACCTGCCGCTCTTCAAAGGgcccttccctgtccctgtcccggctTTCCCCCGCCGTCCTCGGGGCTGGAGCTGAGTCACAGATGCAGCCCcgggggtggcagcaggacgCGGGGCGTGCGGGGCCGGCCCGGTGACTGTTCGGATGCCTTCAGCCTGGGTCACGGGGACACGGTGACTCGGGACGGGTGACTCCACGGCACTTCTTGCTGAGATGGCAGGAGTTAATAGCAGGGCAATTAGGAGGCCGAGGGAATCGTCCCAGCGagtccagctggagcagctgaagggtGGCTGAGAGCCCTGGggtgggagctgtgccctgcccatgCTGGGGGCCCAGGGCAGCCAGCAGGATCCAGGCTTGGAGATGCCCAGCCTGGAGTGAAACTGTCTCTGTCTGTGTCCTTGCCTCCTCCGTCCTTGAGGAAGGAGCAAGTCTGGCTCTGGGGGGACCTGGTGATCCTAAGTGGTGTCCAGTGCCAGTCCAGCCATGGCATGGGGGGTGGCACGAGGCTGGTGCTGAGCCAGGCACTGAGCAGAGccctcccctgtgcccagggaagACAGTGGTGCACCAGCTCTCGGTGTCACTGGAGGACCTGTACAATGGCTCCACGcggaagctgtccctgcagaagAACGTCATCTGCCGCAAGTGTGGaggtgagtgaggggctgcaggggctggggggccgCCCCAGAACCCCCCACCTCACTGCCTGACCCTCTGCCCCCCTCGGCGCAGGCTGCGGGGTGCGGGAGGGCGCCCAGAGAAGGTGCCCCAAGTGCCACGGCTCGGGCATGGAGGTTCGCATCCACCAGCTGGGGCCCAGCATGATCCAGCAGATCCAGACCGTGtgttcccagtgccagggccagGGCGAGTGGATCCGGCCCCGCGACTGCTGCCTCACCTGCAACGGCCGCAAGGTTGTGCGGGAGAAGAAGATCCTCAGCGTCCACCTGGATAAAGGTGAGACAGGGCTGAGGGCGGAGTGGGGTTACCCCAAAGTGCCACACACGCCCTGAGTTTTGCCCGCGCTCCTCACAGGCATGAAGGATGGGCAGAAAATCACCTTCCACGAGGAAGGGGACCAGGTGCCCGGTCTGGAGCCCGGGGACATCATCATCGTCCTGGATCAGAAGGAACATCCTGTTTTCCGGCGCAGCGGCGACGACCTCATTGTCAGGAGGGAGATCAGCCTGGCAGACGCGCTGTGCGGGTGTAGGCAGGTGATCCGCACCCTGGACAACCGCACCCTGCTCGTGTCCTCCCAGCCAGGTGAGGGGACACTCGGGGACCTGTGAGAGCGGTGGGGGCttggcagctgccagcacagcacagtgacTCTCGTTTGGCTCTCAGGTGATGTGATCCGGCCCGGGGACCTGAAGTGTATCCCCAACGAGGGGATGCCCGTCTACAGGAGTCCCTTTCAGAAAGGAAAGCTCATCCTGCAGTTCGAGGTGAGGTAGAGCAGGGTGGGAGTTGAACATCTCCCTCCACTGGGCTTCCTGAGGTGCCACCCCACCCCTCACATCCTCTCCCTGGTCACAGGTGAAGTTCCCCGAGCCGGGCTGGCTCCCCACCGACCGCCTGCGGCAGCTCCAAGCCTTCTTCCCCCCGCAAGAGGAGGTGATGGCCACGGAGGACACGGAGGAGGTGGAGCTCAGCGATTACACGGCGCACGGCGGGCCCGGCCGGCGGCCCTACGCTGGAGAAGCCTACCACGAGGACGACTTCGAGGACGGCGTGCGCCAGCACGTGCAGTGCCAGACCTCATAGCGGGGGCTCGGAGCCCCCCggcgcgggcagggccggggctgcgggcagggctggggctgcgggcagggctggcGGAGCCGCCACGTTCAGGGATGTACATAGGTCGCCTTTCCGACAGCACTTCACCTCCTGAGCCCCCCGGGAGCCGGCAGAGCCCCGCAGCCCTGCCGGGCGAggcccccctgccctgccctgccctgctgccagccccggggcagtGGGACCGCTGCTGCTCTGGGCGGGGTGCCCAAGGGGCATGAGGCCGGGTCCAGCTGCTGGCGGGCACATCCCACGCAGGGAAGGCTCAGCCCTGgccagagaggaggagagggtaCCTGGTgcccctgcctcagtttccccatctgCTGTGGTGGGGCCAAGCTTTGTGCTGGAGCcagtgtggggagcagggcaaCTGCCCAGCCCCTTTAGGGGCGCCCCACTCCTGGCCCCACACTGCGgggggctgctgcctgggccCCCAGCCCCTTGCTTTGCCCATTTCTTTCCTTACTGGAGCCTTGCTCAGGCCTGGGATGCAGAGGGGGTGgctcttttctctttgcacAGGACAGGAGGGGTTGGGGGGGAcccgtcccttccctttaatttatttttggaagaattttagaagtttttcttttttggggggaggaggggtaGGGGTGGTGACTTTGTACTTGGCATTAAATGCGAATCCCAACTCCGTGTGGGGTTGAGTGtggggcagggtgtggggtTGAGCGtggggcagggtgtggggtTGAGCGtggggcagggtgtggggtTGAGcgtggggcagcaggagcccgGGGGCAGTGACTCTGCCCCACTTTGATCTCGggtgtgcctcagtttccccatccTTACACAACCAGGAGGTGCCAgatcctgccctcccctgcctgtggctgctcccagctcctcctgcaggggAGGACACAGACCCCAAGCCTAGGTAGGGGTCTGTCCTGCTTCCTTTCTCCCATCTGCCAGCCCTGCAAGCCCCCCGTGtccctctgcccttctccccTCTCTTGAAGCAGTCTTGGCTCCATGCATACCCCCAGTCCCTCGCCCTGCCCTTGTCACCCCTAGAGCCACTTCAGAACCCACCCCCAGTCACCTCCTGGAACCTCTGCACCATCTCAGCGTCCCTGCAGACCCCACAGTGGAGGCAGACTCCTGCCAAAGAGCTTCAGCCCCCTTTTTCAGCCCTGCACTCACCCCATGGGAGGTTccagctgtggggcagagctggactACTGAGCAGTTAAAGgagacccccccaaaaaaaaccctactggGGGCCAAACTGTATCCCATGACCCCCCCATGCCCCCTCCACATGCATGTGCTGGACAGGATTCCCCTCCACAATGGGATGGGGGTGaagccccccagcccctgcccaggggagcCCAGGCCAGGGGGCTCGGAGTGGCTGAGGTTAGAGACTCCCCCTCCACTGGAGCCCAGGAAAGCTCCGGCGCCAGATGCAGctggagggggagaggaggaggaggaggaggaggaggaggaggaggaggaggcgacGGGAGAACAATGCTGGCCGGCCGCCAGCCGAGGGGAgtaggggggaaggggggaactcctgcacagcccccagcctgccGGGCACAGCGAGGGGGTGAGCCCGCGCAGGAGTGACAGTCGCCCTCCCCCGGGGCTGACGACGCCTTGCTGAGCCACCCAGGCGTCAGcgtccctgcctgccctgagccgtggggacacccccggggACACGCGTGTCACCCCGGTTATCTGGGGCCACCCCTGAGACCAGGGTCTCCTCCTGCCACGCTGGGTACAAGGAGCTGGCCCCCCCCGCGAGGCAGGAACCCCTGTGCCGTGTGCCAGAGCCCACCTGGACAAGTGGTGGCTGCAcgatgccccagccctgcctggcaccgGGCCCACCCGATCCCCCCGAGCCGAGGCCCCGTGACCAGCAAGTTTGGCACACAGCCAGGGACCCCTCTGGAGAGCGGGGCAGCGGAGGGCCGAGCCCCCCTGAGGCTGGcacccccctgtccccagctcctcagTCAAGTCAGCCCGTCTGGACTGGGCGAGGATGTCCAGCAGCCAGCCTGGACCCTCCAGACCATCCAGGGTGGGCTCTGACATGGGCAGTGGCCAGCCAGGAGGGTGTGGGGGTGACTGGGGGGTGACACCAGCCCTTGGGGAGCACAGTTTGGGGTCATGCTGTGTCCCTTCCTCGTGCCGTGGGCCTGGGGATGTGTGTGGGGAGATGATCTcatccagctcagcctcctTCCTCTACCCCCATCCCCACCGGAGGGGGGGTGGCCCCCCAAGCCTGCCCGAGggtcctgtccccctgcccgaGCAGGGACATccccggcagggcaggagccagcacagccccctcgCTCCGGGCAGAGCGACGCGTCCCGCTCCCTCCCGCCGGGGAGATGAGACGCAGCCCCGTCCCCCCGCAGCTCCcccacacccagcccagcctctgcttGCAGAAAATGCATGGAAAAATTCCGGGGTGAGGGGCCAGGGCCCCCCAGGGTCGGGCATTCATTCCCTGAGCACAGAACGGGGAGGGGGCCGGGCCCCGCTTTGTCTCCGGAGATGAAAGGCGAGGGGCCAGCCcggccccctccccagcccgggggggcagcggggccgcccGGGGGCCACCGGGGTCACCGGGGAGGATTAGTGCTGGGTCAGAGGAGCCGAGGACCTCGACACCACCCACACGGAGCCATGGGAGGGGGGAACAGCCTCCAGAGCCGTTTTGGGGTCACTCACAgcccctccatcccagccccgcTACCCAGCCCCGCACAGAGGAATTTGCTTTTGTCTCGAGAGCAGCCGCCATCCAACGGCCCGAGCCGCGGCCGTGCACCGGGGAGGGGGCACCTCCCGCCGCTGCCCTTCCTGGAgccccccagagcagcagaacgGGACCCCCGGGCCGCTGTGGGGGCAGCGCAGGCAGCCACAGACCAGTCGCCATCCACatgtgctgccccagctctcGGGGTCTCAGAGCCCCCCCAATGATCCCCCCGACCGGAGGCAAACCAGAGCCGTCCCCAGGGCTTGCGGAGGGGAAAGCGGATATTCCTCCAAGGAGGAGAAGCCGTCGGAGCCGGGGGGCACGGCTGGATTCCATTACCGGCTGCTCCCGCCCGGCCGTGCCTTTCCCGGGGTCTCCGGGGGCAGCAGTGGCCGGTTGGATGAAGTGGGGAGGGGGCCGGGTCCTGCGCCCACCCTCGCGGAGGTCGGGAGAGCCAGGACACGGCCCTGGCAGCGCTTCGGGAATGGCTACGGGGGAGATGGGTGCCTGCCAAGTGTCCACCTGGAGATACCGGAGCCTTCCTCCCCCTTCggcttctcttcctcctccccagggaAGGTGTAATTACACCCTTCTCGCTTCTGGACGTGCTCCCGGGGTGCAGGATCACACCCCGGGCGTGGGGGTGAAGCCAACCCTGAGCCCTggctcccttctccatcccccTCTAAGGGCCCCCCCAACACCGCACGGCTGAGCTCGGTGGGGCAGCGCCCCCCACCTGCCCCACAGCGGCTCGGGGATtgccctggcagaggggtcCCGGCCCATTCTGGGAGAGCcgagctgggcagggcacgggGGGCAGCAGCATCCCAAACCTGGAGGCAGGGCAGTCTTGCACCCCGACCCTGCCTGCACCCTGACCCCTCCTGCACCCCCCAGCTTAGCCCTGGTAGGGACACGGGCTGAGTGCCCCTCTCCTGGGGTAATTAATGCCATCCCATGCACGGCAATTATCGGGCAGCCCCCACAGAGCATCTCTGGGAAACTCCCGGAGCTGgatcccagctggcagcacccacAGGGTGCCCTGGCTCCCCCTGGCCCCACGTGGGATAGGGTCTCACACACCCCACActgcagctgaggcagagccccagccacacaccgccctccctgccccacagtCACCCCACGGTCACCTCGGAGCCACCACCCGCTTCCCACGCCGGGATGTGCCAACCCGGCTGCCGCCCTCGCCCCCGGCCCCTTGCGCAACAGCCAGGGAGCGGATCCGGGGTGCAGGATCCAGGGCGAAGGATCCAGGGTGTGGAATCCGGGGTGTGGGATCTGGAGTGTGGGATCTGGGGTGCACGATCCGAGGTGTGGGGTTCAGGCTGTAGGATTGGGGGTGCACGGTCCGGGGTGTGGGGTTCAGGCTGTAGGATCTGGGGTGCAGGATGCACGCTATGGGATCCAGAGTGCAGAATCTGGCATGTGGGATCCAGACTGTAAGACCCAGCGTGAGGGATCTGTGTGCCAGTGGGGCCAGGAGGAGAGACAGGGATACCACGGGGGGGGTCATAAGACATTTATTGGAAAAGGAGGGAGGTGACAGAGGGAAGTTGGaccctgggggagctgggacctggcagtgccccaggctgGGGGGGTTGCTGTTACCGTCTGGTACAATATTCACAAATAAATACTGGGGAGGGgtcacagggcagggctgggggctgcgaGGAACCAACAGCAGCCCGAGCCCAAACCAGCTCAAACCAGCCCAAAGGGCAGGGTGGGGCCGCGTTACCCCCCGCCGCACCCCGGCGCCTCGCCAGGCCCCGAGCGCTTCATCCGCAGCAGAGCGGGGCCAGAACAGGAGATCCTGCTGCCCCCAGAGAGCCCCCGCCCTGCAGAGGGGGGGAAAgccgtgtgtgtgtgtcccccgACAAAAACGGGGTTCGCTGATGTACCCCCGTGGGGAGATGCAACACCCTCCCCCTGGCCGGGGGATGAGTGCAGGGgactgaggggacacggggtggggaaggggggaaTACGGGGCCACCGGCGTGGGGGGGGTGTCAGCTGAGCCGGGGGGTCACTCCCGGACGTAGACCCTGGTGCAGACAACGTCGTCGGCTGTCATGGTCTGCAAGGAGAAGCAGGGTCACAGGCATGGCCGTGGccacctccccatcccaccccatcccatggGAGTTTCCCCACACACACCGTTGCCCCCAGGCCCCGGGTTCCCCCTCACCAGGATGAGCTCCCCGTCGTTGGTCATCTCCCGGGACCAGCCCGTCTTGGGCCCGTCGCCCTTGAGCAGGCGCTGCTCACACACCATCTTGTTCTCGCTCTCCCACCTGGCCAAGCTCTGCGGGGGGACAGAGGAGGGCAGCgctggatggggctgtgggaaCGCCGGGGACACCTCCCGCCCACACCAGAGCATCTGTCACCACCCCTGGGAGCGGAACGGGCCGTTTGTCCCTGCGCCAGGCGGGTGTCCGGGCTCATCTGTCACCtggagggggcagggaggggatgaggGGCACAGCAAGGGGTTGATGGCAccgggaaggggctgggggcaccGGGAAGGGGTTGGGGGCACCGGGAAGGGGTTGATGGCACCGGGAAGGGGTTGGGGGCACCAGGAAGGGGTTGGGGGCACCGGGAAGGGGCTGAGTTGTACAAGGAGGGGTTGAGGTTTTGTGGTGCACAGGGAAGGTATGTGGGGTGCAAGAGAGGGATCAGAGGCCCAGGGAAGGGTTGGAGCCATGGGATGGAATTGGGGGGCTCAAGGCAAAgatgggggatgcagagaggGGATGGAAAGCTCAGGAAAAGCTTGGGGGGCACAAGGAGAGGTTGGGGTGCAGAAAGAGGGGAAGCAGCCTacagcagacacacacacaagtgAGAGCCCCTGCCCTCATGCCAAACGTGTTCATGCAAACTCACATGTGTGCACAGACACGtgtacatgcacacacacaccccccttTGTGTGCACACCTGTGCACATAAGACAGCTAATGCCCCCATGTAATGTGTGTGCAGGCATGAGTGTGCACAGGTCAGTGTGACACAGGCGAGGGAGACCTGCCCTGGTGCaaagtgcacacacacatacactcacacacacacacatacacacacagagtaacacacacacacgtgtgcagGTGCCGTGCGTGCCCACGTGCACACCTTGCAGGGTCGCCCGTCCACTGTCTGCTCCTCGAACTCCTCGCCCACCCTGAAGCGGATCTCAGTGGTGCGCACGGGGGTGGAGGTGCGGATGAAGAAACTCTCCCCGTCCTGCCGGATCTCCACCGCCGGCTTCGCTGCCGCCGCCACCGCGATCTTCCGCAGCATCATGTTCACGCCTGGAGGAGGGGACGGCGGCACCGAGCTCCCCCTCCGCACCCACAGCGACCCCCGGTGAACCCCCGGGCTGGTTCAGTACCCTCGGGGCCGTGTGGAGCTCGCTGGCCTGCCCCGAGCCTGGGGGGGCATGGGGGGGGCCGCGGCCACAGCCCCCACACTTGGCAGTGACACGTCCCAGGGTACACCGAGTGCTGCAGGTGGCTCAAGGCAACCCACGGGAGGACGGACTAGCCCCCCCGGCCACATCTGGGCCACATCTGGCTCTCATTACCTGGTggagggggcaggaggggggGGCCGGGTTTGGCGCTGGATGCACCCGGGGGAAGGGACAGGGGTGATGGGGGCAAGGGCTCACCCAGAGTGGGGTGACAGCGGGGACAAGAGCCCCACTGCAAGCTCTGTGTTTGGTGACCCGCATGACCCCCCCCGAGGGGTCCCACGTCTCGCTCGCAGCCCCCTTGCCAACCGCGGGGCAGCTGGGGCTTTGTCCCCGCTCCAGAGGCGGCTCATCCATCACGTCCTGGAGCCCCCGGCTGTCACACGGGGAGCTGCTCTTTGGGGACATTGTTCCCATGTCACCCTCTGGGTGTGTACTGAGGGTCCCTGCACAAAGGAGGCCCCCCCAGCACAGGGTCGGGGGAGATACGGAGGGGCTGCGGGTGCTCGGGGGGGCTCCAGGAGCCCAAATCCCCCACAGCAGGAAGGGACACGTCCCTGAGGGGTCCCCTCAATGGCCACATCGAGTCCCCACAAACACCCCCAGGTACCTTCCCTCCCCCCGAGACCTGATTCACACCAGGGGATGCCCAAAACCTCGCATGGGCAGACAGCCCCCCACGCCCCCCACCACGATGCTGACGCCGGTGGGGGAGAAGAAACAGCCCCCAAAGGGAGCAAAACCAAGGCCAGGGTGATGTGGTGCAGTCAGTGTGAGGGAGTGAAGCTGATTAAGCCCCCAGTCCCTCCACCCGGGAGGGCCGAGGGCACCAGCAGGAGCCCCCACTCACGCCgtgggaaaggaagagggctCCGGGGGGGGCTGGcagatttattttcctgctgaggTTTCCCCGAGCCAGTTCCAGCAGCAAGGCCAGGGCGGGGAGCAGGGGCGACGGGGGATCGGGAGTGAAACCCAAGAAAGTGATAATTATCCTGAAATATTTGTTACGTATCCCCTAACCTGGAAAATATTCTGCTCCGGCAGCTCCCCGGCTGGCGAGGAGCGGGTCAGGCAGAGGGGAGCAGTGGGGAAGCTGGATTTGATCCTGCCCAAAGCCCTGGGGACCCCCCGGCCTGTGCCCCCCGagttccagcccctgcagtgaGTCCtggccctccccac from Prinia subflava isolate CZ2003 ecotype Zambia chromosome 31, Cam_Psub_1.2, whole genome shotgun sequence includes the following:
- the CRABP2 gene encoding cellular retinoic acid-binding protein 2, translating into MPNFSGNWKMKSSENFEELLKALGVNMMLRKIAVAAAAKPAVEIRQDGESFFIRTSTPVRTTEIRFRVGEEFEEQTVDGRPCKSLARWESENKMVCEQRLLKGDGPKTGWSREMTNDGELILTMTADDVVCTRVYVRE
- the LOC134562863 gene encoding dnaJ homolog subfamily A member 1-like, producing the protein MVKETGYYDLLGVRPGASLDEIKRAYRRLALRYHPDKNPSEGERFKQISQAYEVLSDAHKRALYDRGGERAMKEGGLGGRGGGSGFGSPMDIFDLFFGGGVRMRGRADRRGKTVVHQLSVSLEDLYNGSTRKLSLQKNVICRKCGGCGVREGAQRRCPKCHGSGMEVRIHQLGPSMIQQIQTVCSQCQGQGEWIRPRDCCLTCNGRKVVREKKILSVHLDKGMKDGQKITFHEEGDQVPGLEPGDIIIVLDQKEHPVFRRSGDDLIVRREISLADALCGCRQVIRTLDNRTLLVSSQPGDVIRPGDLKCIPNEGMPVYRSPFQKGKLILQFEVKFPEPGWLPTDRLRQLQAFFPPQEEVMATEDTEEVELSDYTAHGGPGRRPYAGEAYHEDDFEDGVRQHVQCQTS